One part of the Glycine soja cultivar W05 chromosome 11, ASM419377v2, whole genome shotgun sequence genome encodes these proteins:
- the LOC114375720 gene encoding NAC domain-containing protein 68-like: protein MEGDQQGSNYSFPPGFRFHPSDEELIVHYLQNKISSRPLPASIIAEINLYKYNPWELPNKSLFGEEEWYFFSPRDRKYPNGLRPNRAAASGYWKATGTDKPILSSCGSKRIGVKKALVFYSGRPPKGAKTDWIMNEYRLVDTITTSSRLKGSMRLDDWVLCRVRHKGYSPKNSCENQESPNELNLSAKLPRSEEYPTNMNCRADMIPDYQYKDYQIIASILVGGPIPPTESMPNLSFKGCKGNNVVSVYEDDFTKVNSQATIPSLESYFNPLTRKSSEDEQYGNLISFNRKFNTENRMDGSTSKVLTSRELNCYNQNQSQDDIFNVNPPDPSINFQELNELDFSGRYHQ from the exons ATGGAGGGAGATCAACAGGGTTCTAATTACTCTTTTCCACCTGGCTTCAGATTCCACCCTTCTGATGAAGAACTCATAGTTCATTACTTGCAAAACAAGATCAGTTCACGTCCACTTCCAGCTTCCATTATAGCTGAAATTAATCTCTATAAGTATAACCCGTGGGAGCTACCGA ATAAGTCCTTGTTTGGAGAGGAAGAGTGGTATTTCTTTAGCCCGAGAGACAGGAAGTATCCAAATGGATTGAGGCCAAACAGGGCTGCAGCCTCAGGATACTGGAAGGCAACTGGAACTGACAAGCCAATTCTTTCTTCTTGCGGATCAAAGCGCATAGGAGTGAAGAAAGCTCTGGTGTTTTATTCAGGTCGGCCTCCAAAGGGAGCTAAGACGGATTGGATCATGAATGAGTATAGATTGGTTGACACAATCACCACATCCTCCAGGCTAAAAGGCTCCATGAGG TTGGATGACTGGGTACTATGCCGGGTTCGACATAAAGGCTACTCTCCGAAGAATTCATGTGAAAATCAAGAGAGTCCTAATGAACTAAACTTGTCTGCAAAACTACCAAGGAGTGAAGAATACCCAACAAACATGAACTGTCGGGCTGACATGATCCCTGATTATCAATACAAAGACTATCAAATCATAGCCTCTATTCTTGTTGGTGGACCTATTCCTCCCACTGAAAGCATGCCAAACCTTAGCTTTAAGGGCTGCAAAGGCAACAATGTAGTTTCAGTTTATGAAGATGATTTCACTAAAGTGAATTCTCAAGCGACAATTCCTTCTTTGGAAAGTTATTTCAACCCACTGACAAGAAAATCCAGTGAAGATGAACAGTATGGAAATCTCATTTCTTTTAACAGGAAGTTCAACACTGAGAACAGAATGGATGGATCCACTAGCAAAGTGTTGACCAGTAGAGAATTGAATTGCTATAACCAAAACCAGTCTCAAGATGACATTTTCAATGTGAACCCACCAGATCCTAGCATCAATTTTCAAGAGCTAAACGAATTAGACTTTTCGGGAAGGTACCATCAGTGA
- the LOC114373706 gene encoding syntaxin-71-like, giving the protein MSVIDILFRVDDICHKYEKYDIDKQRELNAYGDDLFARLYAAVDSSIQSALNKSEVASTEKNRASAAALNAEVRRTKGRLMDELPKLRKLMHKKVKGLTKEDMAVRQDLVLALPERIQAIPDGISGAAVQTAGWTATSSQPHIKFDSSEGHLSSDYFQQSEESSQFRQEYEMRRTKQDEGLDIISEGLDTLKDLAHEMNEEIDRQVPLMDEIDTKVDRAAADVRNTNVRLKKTLTEIRSSRNFCIDIVLLCVLLGIFLYLYNAMR; this is encoded by the exons ATGTCCGTCATCGACATTCTCTTCCGCGTGGACGACATATGCCACAAATATGAGAAATACGACATCGATAAGCAGCGCGAGCTCAATGCCTATGGCGATGATCTCTTCGCTCGCCTCTACGCCGCTGTTGATTCCAGCATTCAATCTGCTCTCAAT AAATCGGAGGTTGCCTCCACGGAGAAGAACAGGGCTTCTGCTGCGGCTTTGAATGCAGAGGTTCGTCGAACCAAAGGTAGACTCATGGACGAGCTTCCTAAACTCCGCAAATTGATGCACAAGAAG GTTAAAGGTCTCACAAAAGAGGACATGGCCGTTCGACAGGATCTTGTTCTGGCATTGCCAGAGAGAATCCAAGCAATACCAGATGGTATTTCTGGTGCTGCTGTTCAAACTGCAGGATGGACCGCTACCTCATCTCAGCCGCATATCAAGTTTGATTCATCAG AGGGACATCTTAGCAGTGATTATTTCCAGCAAAGTGAAGAATCCAGTCAGTTTCGACAAGAGTATGAGATGCGCAGGACGAAACAG GATGAAGGACTTGATATCATATCAGAGGGATTGGATACCTTGAAGGATCTGGCACATGAAATGAATGAG GAAATTGATCGGCAAGTTCCCTTAATGGATGAAATTGACACAAAg GTGGATAGAGCAGCAGCTGATGTCAGAAACACAAACGTAAGGCTGAAGAAAACTCTCACCGAG ATAAGGTCTAGTCGAAATTTCTGCATCGACATTGTTCTGCTCTGTGTTCTTCTTGGAATCTTTTTGTATTTATACAA TGCTATGAGGTGA
- the LOC114374307 gene encoding protein transport protein Sec61 subunit beta-like encodes MARGSSQSQSSTSTATRPGPAGMAPRGSAAATAGMRRRRLGGGNSSASTGVGGGSSNMLRFYTDDAPGLKISPTVVLVMSLCFIGFVTALHVFGKLYRSKSGGTV; translated from the coding sequence ATGGCCAGAGGTTCCTCTCAGTCTCAGTCCTCCACTTCAACAGCCACGCGACCAGGACCAGCAGGCATGGCTCCCCGCGGTTCCGCCGCCGCCACCGCTGGCATGCGCCGCCGCCGTCTCGGCGGAGGAAACAGCTCCGCCAGCACCGGCGTCGGAGGCGGCAGCAGCAACATGCTGAGGTTCTACACGGACGATGCTCCGGGGCTGAAGATTTCGCCGACGGTGGTGCTGGTGATGAGCCTCTGCTTCATCGGCTTCGTCACCGCGCTCCACGTGTTCGGCAAACTCTACCGCTCCAAATCTGGCGGCACCGTTTGA